Proteins from a genomic interval of Niabella soli DSM 19437:
- a CDS encoding glycoside hydrolase family 35 protein, with protein sequence MDGKPFQIISGELHPARIPKEYWKHRIQMTKAMGCNTIAVYVMWNDLETAPGKFDFKTGNHDIAAFIRLCKEEGMWVLLRPGPYVCAEWDFGGLPASLLKIPDLKIRCRDPRYMAAVTGYVQHLSAEVASLQCTNGGPIVMVQVENEYGSYGNDKEYLETLRNLWIKNGIRVPFYTADGPTPYMLEAGNIKGAAIGMDSGGDQHAFDEAKKWNPDVPAFSSETYPGWLTHWGEKWAQPDSAGIKKELEFLLSHKKSFNLYVIHGGTNFGFTAGANAFSPTQYQPDVTSYDYDAPINEQGLPTPKYFMLRNLIKKYVAYTIPEPPAAIPTITIPEISMKAYSSIWQNLGQPVHSPQPVPMEALDQNQGLLLYRTKLIGHKSGTLKIWEPHDYALVFLNGKFIDTVYRDGGKWEVKLPKTDVADPQLDILVEGMGHINFAQFMIDRKGITDRVTLNGMTLMNWDIYKAPLDASYIKNLNPSAGTTYDGKATFFKGSFSLDQTGDTYFDLSGYKKGVVYVNGHNLGRYWYIGPQYRLYCPASWLKKGQNEILVLDLLQNNPANISTAASLY encoded by the coding sequence ATGGATGGGAAACCCTTTCAGATCATCAGCGGGGAATTGCATCCGGCCCGCATTCCAAAAGAATACTGGAAACACCGCATCCAAATGACCAAAGCCATGGGATGCAATACCATAGCGGTTTATGTAATGTGGAACGACCTGGAAACGGCTCCGGGTAAATTCGATTTTAAAACCGGCAATCACGATATTGCCGCCTTTATCCGTTTGTGTAAAGAGGAAGGTATGTGGGTGTTGCTGCGCCCCGGGCCCTATGTTTGCGCCGAATGGGATTTTGGCGGTCTTCCTGCTTCTTTGTTGAAAATTCCTGATCTGAAAATCCGTTGCCGGGACCCAAGATATATGGCGGCCGTTACCGGCTATGTACAGCACCTGTCGGCCGAAGTGGCGTCTCTGCAGTGCACTAATGGCGGCCCCATTGTAATGGTGCAGGTAGAGAACGAATACGGAAGTTATGGTAATGATAAGGAATATTTGGAAACCCTTCGGAATCTCTGGATAAAAAACGGTATCCGCGTGCCTTTTTATACGGCTGATGGCCCAACCCCCTACATGCTCGAAGCGGGAAATATAAAAGGCGCCGCCATCGGGATGGATAGCGGTGGCGATCAGCACGCCTTTGATGAAGCAAAAAAATGGAACCCGGATGTGCCGGCTTTCAGCAGCGAAACCTATCCCGGCTGGCTCACCCATTGGGGCGAAAAATGGGCCCAGCCTGATAGTGCGGGTATAAAAAAGGAACTGGAATTTTTGCTATCCCACAAAAAATCGTTCAATCTTTATGTCATACACGGCGGTACTAATTTTGGATTTACCGCAGGGGCCAATGCTTTTTCGCCCACACAGTACCAGCCCGATGTAACCAGTTATGATTATGATGCGCCGATTAATGAGCAGGGCTTGCCCACGCCAAAATATTTTATGCTGCGCAATCTCATAAAAAAATATGTTGCCTATACCATACCCGAACCTCCGGCAGCAATACCCACTATTACGATCCCGGAGATTTCTATGAAAGCCTATTCCAGCATCTGGCAAAACCTGGGACAGCCGGTTCATTCGCCGCAGCCCGTTCCTATGGAGGCATTGGATCAAAACCAGGGGTTATTATTATACCGCACAAAGCTGATCGGGCATAAAAGTGGTACGTTGAAGATCTGGGAGCCGCACGATTATGCACTCGTGTTTTTAAATGGTAAATTTATTGATACCGTTTACCGCGATGGGGGAAAATGGGAAGTAAAGCTGCCCAAAACCGATGTGGCTGATCCGCAACTGGATATCCTGGTGGAAGGTATGGGGCATATCAACTTTGCACAGTTTATGATCGACCGTAAGGGCATTACCGACCGGGTAACCTTAAACGGAATGACCCTGATGAACTGGGATATTTATAAGGCTCCGTTAGATGCGTCGTATATAAAAAATCTAAATCCATCTGCGGGAACAACTTATGATGGCAAAGCCACTTTCTTCAAAGGTAGTTTTTCACTGGACCAAACCGGGGATACTTATTTTGACTTGTCGGGGTATAAAAAAGGTGTCGTATATGTTAACGGCCACAACCTGGGCCGGTACTGGTATATAGGGCCGCAATACCGCCTGTATTGCCCGGCTTCCTGGCTAAAAAAAGGACAAAATGAAATCCTGGTGTTGGATCTGCTGCAAAACAACCCGGCGAATATTTCCACAGCAGCATCGCTTTATTAA
- a CDS encoding nucleoid-associated protein — translation MQYFEGSAISHICVHKVGNQSEDEYLTISKKELAVDDTVKELLTRYFLNPFKSEEYFQFFSDNEDLHRNEVWTYVSAIFDRPEQTLAQSKNLAQHLYNQGTLPEIKGGEFYVVYFKEGLLNGETVDAIGLFKSENKEPFLKVFPMDEHFEVESEEGINVNKLDKGCMIFNTDKENGYIVSVVDGKSKADGRYWTDAFLRIRQRQDQYYNTESTMALYKTYVTDRLPEEYNVTRADQADLLNRSLQFFKEKQHFDKETFNSEVLGHKEYIESFDRYKQHYTAEHDMEIAENFSISPAAVKRQNRAYKSVIKLDKNFHIYIHGDRNMIEHGEDDKGRFYKLYFHNEE, via the coding sequence ATGCAATATTTCGAAGGATCGGCAATCTCGCATATTTGTGTACATAAAGTAGGGAACCAGTCGGAAGACGAATATTTAACCATTTCAAAAAAAGAACTGGCAGTAGATGATACCGTCAAAGAGCTGCTGACCCGTTATTTTCTAAACCCTTTTAAATCGGAGGAATATTTCCAGTTCTTTAGTGATAACGAAGATCTGCACCGGAACGAAGTGTGGACCTATGTTTCCGCCATTTTTGACCGGCCGGAACAAACCCTGGCACAATCCAAAAATCTGGCCCAGCATCTTTATAATCAGGGCACTTTGCCGGAGATAAAAGGGGGCGAGTTTTATGTGGTGTATTTTAAGGAAGGATTGCTCAACGGCGAAACGGTGGACGCCATCGGACTTTTTAAATCGGAAAATAAGGAACCTTTCCTGAAGGTATTTCCCATGGACGAGCATTTTGAAGTAGAAAGCGAAGAGGGTATCAATGTCAACAAACTGGATAAAGGTTGCATGATCTTTAATACTGATAAGGAGAACGGGTATATTGTTTCCGTGGTAGATGGTAAATCCAAAGCGGACGGGCGTTACTGGACCGATGCGTTCCTGCGCATCCGCCAGCGGCAGGACCAGTATTACAATACCGAAAGCACCATGGCCCTTTACAAAACCTATGTAACGGACCGGTTGCCGGAGGAATATAATGTGACCCGGGCGGATCAGGCGGACCTTTTAAACCGGAGTCTGCAGTTTTTTAAAGAAAAACAGCATTTTGATAAGGAAACGTTTAACAGCGAGGTGTTGGGCCATAAGGAATATATTGAAAGTTTCGATCGGTACAAGCAGCATTATACAGCGGAACATGATATGGAAATAGCCGAAAATTTTTCCATTTCACCTGCCGCGGTCAAACGCCAGAACCGGGCCTACAAAAGCGTTATCAAACTGGATAAGAATTTTCATATCTATATTCATGGCGACCGGAATATGATTGAGCATGGCGAGGATGATAAAGGCCGGTTTTATAAATTATATTTTCATAATGAGGAATAG
- a CDS encoding aldo/keto reductase, with product MQINLPVVSSGTSLLGNLYKELPYGEKRAIVKEYIDATPAGSTPLFDSAGKYGAGLALEELGKCLSDLGVNKDAVLISNKLAWVRKPLLTPEPTFEKGIWHNLKNDAEQKISYDGILECFRQGNELLGDYRPQLVSVHDPDEYLAAAIDAGDYRKRYEDILSAYQALSDLKSKGEVAGIGIGAKDWRAIEKIAKDVQLDWIMIANSYTIYSHPPELIAFLEELHKKDITIINSAVFHGGFLMGSDYFNYNLLSRENPEHRPYYKWRGAYYTICGEFGIDPAAAAIYFGLHVPGVKSIALNSSNPARVRKNVEMGHQEIPASFWARLKAEGLIAANYPYL from the coding sequence ATGCAAATAAACTTACCCGTCGTTTCTTCCGGCACCAGTTTGCTGGGGAACTTGTATAAGGAACTACCCTACGGGGAGAAACGGGCTATCGTAAAAGAATACATTGATGCAACACCGGCGGGCAGTACGCCGCTTTTTGATTCCGCGGGTAAATATGGCGCCGGTTTGGCGTTGGAAGAGCTGGGGAAATGTCTGTCAGATCTGGGTGTTAATAAGGATGCCGTTTTGATCAGCAACAAACTGGCCTGGGTACGTAAGCCGCTGTTGACGCCGGAACCTACTTTTGAAAAAGGGATCTGGCACAACCTGAAGAATGATGCGGAACAGAAGATCAGTTATGACGGGATCCTGGAATGCTTTCGACAAGGAAATGAATTATTGGGTGATTACCGGCCGCAATTGGTATCAGTGCACGATCCTGATGAATATCTTGCTGCTGCGATTGACGCCGGCGATTATCGAAAACGATATGAGGATATCCTAAGTGCCTACCAGGCATTATCCGATCTGAAATCAAAAGGCGAAGTAGCCGGGATTGGCATTGGTGCGAAAGATTGGCGGGCGATTGAAAAAATAGCAAAAGACGTGCAACTGGATTGGATCATGATCGCCAATAGCTATACTATTTACAGTCACCCCCCCGAGTTGATCGCATTCCTGGAGGAATTGCATAAAAAAGACATCACCATCATCAACTCTGCCGTTTTCCACGGGGGATTTTTGATGGGCAGCGATTATTTTAATTATAACCTGCTGAGCAGGGAAAACCCGGAACATAGACCCTACTATAAATGGAGGGGTGCGTACTATACTATTTGCGGGGAGTTCGGCATTGACCCCGCGGCAGCGGCCATTTACTTTGGCTTACACGTGCCAGGTGTAAAAAGTATTGCGCTGAACAGCAGCAACCCGGCCCGCGTGCGTAAAAATGTAGAAATGGGCCACCAGGAAATTCCTGCAAGCTTCTGGGCGCGGTTAAAAGCGGAAGGTTTGATTGCTGCAAACTATCCCTATCTATAA
- a CDS encoding zinc-binding alcohol dehydrogenase family protein has product MKSLICTTPGHFEFREDSLPEPQQGKATIRLKRVGICGTDLHAFEGTQPFFNYPRILGHELSGELVDTGGAAGFEPDEAVTVMPYFNCGNCIACRSGKPNCCVNINVFGVHIDGGMREYITIPVEYLLKGEGLSFDELALVEPLAIGAHGVQRAGVQPGEFVLVIGAGPIGLGTMELARIAGGKVIALDINEDRLRFCKDKLKVHATVNGRQADAVEQVKAITNGDFPTVVMDATGNLKAINNGIQYLAHGGRYVLIGLQKEAFSFNHPEFHKRETSLLSSRNAVKADFEHVIQSMQAGRIQPQTYITHTVAFDAVPDHFESWLDPATGVIKAMVQF; this is encoded by the coding sequence ATGAAAAGTTTAATTTGCACAACACCCGGACATTTTGAATTCCGGGAAGACTCCCTGCCGGAACCACAGCAGGGAAAAGCTACAATACGCCTGAAACGGGTGGGGATCTGTGGTACGGACTTGCACGCATTTGAAGGAACCCAACCTTTTTTTAATTATCCGCGTATTTTAGGGCATGAACTTTCAGGGGAGCTGGTGGATACCGGGGGTGCGGCAGGTTTTGAGCCGGACGAAGCGGTTACCGTCATGCCTTATTTTAATTGCGGCAATTGTATTGCCTGCCGCTCCGGCAAACCGAATTGTTGTGTGAACATCAACGTCTTTGGCGTACATATTGATGGTGGTATGCGGGAATATATTACTATTCCGGTCGAATATCTTTTAAAAGGCGAAGGCTTAAGTTTTGATGAACTGGCATTGGTGGAGCCGCTTGCAATTGGCGCGCATGGGGTGCAGCGGGCCGGCGTGCAACCAGGTGAATTTGTACTGGTCATTGGTGCAGGGCCCATTGGTTTGGGCACCATGGAACTGGCGCGCATAGCGGGTGGCAAAGTGATTGCGCTGGATATTAATGAAGACCGGCTGCGTTTTTGTAAAGACAAGCTAAAGGTGCACGCTACCGTAAATGGCCGTCAGGCGGATGCCGTGGAGCAGGTAAAGGCCATTACCAATGGCGATTTCCCGACGGTGGTTATGGATGCTACGGGCAACCTGAAGGCCATTAATAATGGGATACAGTACTTGGCCCATGGCGGCCGTTATGTGTTGATCGGACTGCAAAAAGAAGCTTTTTCTTTTAATCATCCTGAATTTCATAAACGGGAAACGAGCTTGCTAAGCAGCCGCAACGCAGTAAAAGCAGACTTTGAGCACGTAATACAATCAATGCAGGCCGGCCGTATTCAGCCGCAGACCTATATCACACACACCGTCGCTTTTGATGCCGTTCCCGATCATTTTGAGTCCTGGCTGGATCCCGCAACGGGAGTTATTAAAGCAATGGTGCAGTTTTAA
- a CDS encoding peroxiredoxin family protein: MLKKYLFSFCLTLGLVPVINAQTAHLKPGTWRGVLQRPDGNNIVFNFETATLKGKQVLYVLNAGERLLVDALKQKGDSVWIQMPFFASGFALQLEKDGNLKGIYTKDYGVRKENIPFFATHGNAERYPLNQTPAVDISGRWAVTFGTNKGKTEQAIGEFAQEPNGKITGTFLTPTGDYRYLEGAVNGDSLHLSGFDGGHAFVFTALLQGKDSIRNAAMYSGLKGHMQWAAQKNDTAQLPDEYTYTKMREGENRLHFRFRSTSGKMVSLDDAAYKNKVVIIQILGSWCPNCMDETAFLSNYYDKNHSRGVEIIGLAYERTGDFETSRKALIPFQKRYQVHYPFLVTGVSVTDERRTEKTLPQLESIKAFPTSIIIDKKGEVRKIHSGFNGPGTGKHYEEFKKEFEALIDTLLKEPS; the protein is encoded by the coding sequence ATGCTTAAAAAATATTTATTCTCTTTTTGTTTGACGCTGGGGCTGGTACCCGTTATAAATGCACAAACAGCGCATTTGAAACCCGGCACCTGGAGGGGCGTCCTGCAGCGGCCGGACGGGAACAACATTGTTTTTAATTTTGAGACGGCAACCCTGAAGGGTAAACAGGTGCTCTATGTATTGAACGCCGGTGAACGTCTTTTAGTTGATGCCCTAAAACAAAAAGGAGATTCTGTTTGGATACAAATGCCCTTTTTCGCCTCGGGCTTTGCGTTGCAACTGGAAAAAGACGGCAACCTGAAGGGCATTTACACAAAAGATTATGGTGTTAGAAAAGAGAATATTCCCTTTTTCGCAACGCATGGCAATGCTGAACGCTACCCTTTAAACCAAACTCCGGCGGTTGATATCAGCGGTCGTTGGGCGGTAACCTTTGGAACAAATAAAGGAAAAACAGAACAGGCGATCGGGGAGTTTGCCCAGGAGCCCAATGGTAAGATCACTGGTACCTTCTTAACGCCAACGGGCGATTACCGGTATTTAGAGGGCGCTGTGAACGGCGATTCCCTGCATTTGTCGGGGTTTGACGGCGGCCATGCCTTTGTATTTACGGCATTGTTGCAGGGCAAGGACAGCATCCGCAACGCCGCTATGTATTCCGGATTGAAAGGCCATATGCAATGGGCTGCGCAAAAGAATGATACGGCACAATTACCTGATGAATATACGTACACAAAAATGAGAGAAGGCGAAAACCGGCTGCATTTCCGGTTCCGTTCTACTTCCGGCAAAATGGTTTCGCTGGATGATGCCGCTTATAAAAATAAAGTGGTCATCATCCAGATCCTGGGGTCCTGGTGCCCCAATTGCATGGATGAAACGGCCTTTCTGAGCAATTATTACGATAAGAATCATAGCCGCGGCGTAGAAATTATCGGACTGGCGTATGAGCGTACCGGCGATTTTGAAACTTCGCGCAAGGCGCTGATCCCGTTTCAGAAAAGATACCAGGTGCATTACCCGTTCCTTGTAACCGGCGTAAGCGTTACGGATGAACGGCGTACGGAAAAAACATTGCCCCAACTGGAAAGTATAAAGGCTTTTCCTACCTCAATTATTATCGATAAAAAAGGCGAAGTAAGAAAAATCCATTCCGGTTTTAACGGCCCGGGCACCGGCAAACATTACGAAGAATTTAAAAAAGAATTTGAGGCGTTGATCGATACCCTGCTAAAGGAACCTTCTTGA
- a CDS encoding SusD/RagB family nutrient-binding outer membrane lipoprotein, whose translation MFKNIFTLFIIILAFSLTACKKNLAEINRNPNAVEDPQPDYLLTAAEKLGADAYWGADNNFNSTLLIIQHWAKIQYTEPDRYIFSNSSFTSLWNTAYAQVLTNLNTIIQFPDQKANANYKAVATILRSWTFQLLTDAYGAVPYKESGKIDQTLTPVYDAQKDIYFGLLDELKTAAASLNAAAGSIAGDPLYNGNLSNWKKFANALRLRIALRIADREPQKAQAVIAEVTADPSSLINSTTEAAQLKYDQSPLQNPVAAWFSTRDDYRVGKTIIDRLYALNDPRLPVYADKPTDPSVTKYVGVPSGLTNSDANNLGFAKTSKPGLTFFRSDANPAVIMSYAEVLFDRAEAVARGFINGDANSLYRQAITASFNQYQITDNTVINNYLGQSAVSYDPSNFKKSIGEQKWIALYGQGLEAFAEWRRLDYPQLTSGQAGVLDGKIPVRFIYPGTEQSLNGANYKAAVAAQGTDNLLTKLWFDVN comes from the coding sequence ATGTTTAAAAATATATTTACACTCTTCATAATCATTTTGGCATTTTCCTTAACCGCCTGCAAAAAAAATCTGGCAGAAATTAACCGCAACCCCAATGCGGTGGAAGACCCGCAGCCAGACTATCTTTTAACGGCGGCGGAAAAACTGGGCGCCGATGCTTATTGGGGCGCCGACAACAATTTCAACTCCACCTTGCTCATTATCCAGCATTGGGCCAAGATCCAGTATACGGAACCCGACCGGTATATTTTCAGCAACAGCAGTTTTACTTCTTTGTGGAATACGGCCTATGCCCAGGTGCTCACGAACCTGAATACGATCATCCAGTTCCCCGATCAAAAGGCCAATGCCAATTACAAAGCAGTAGCCACCATCCTACGCTCCTGGACCTTTCAGTTGCTGACAGATGCGTATGGTGCGGTCCCCTATAAAGAATCCGGCAAGATCGATCAAACCCTTACGCCGGTGTATGATGCTCAAAAGGACATCTATTTTGGGTTACTGGATGAGCTGAAAACAGCAGCCGCTTCTCTGAATGCCGCTGCGGGAAGCATTGCAGGCGATCCTTTATACAATGGTAATTTAAGTAATTGGAAAAAATTCGCCAATGCGCTCCGGCTGCGCATCGCGTTACGCATTGCCGACCGGGAGCCGCAAAAAGCCCAGGCTGTAATTGCAGAGGTAACGGCCGATCCCTCCTCTCTGATCAACAGCACAACAGAAGCCGCCCAATTGAAATACGATCAGTCGCCCCTGCAAAACCCGGTTGCAGCCTGGTTTTCAACCCGTGATGATTACAGGGTTGGCAAAACTATTATTGATCGTTTATACGCATTGAATGACCCGCGCCTGCCGGTATATGCCGATAAGCCGACTGACCCATCGGTCACCAAATATGTGGGCGTTCCCAGCGGCCTTACCAATAGCGATGCCAATAACCTCGGCTTTGCCAAAACCTCAAAACCGGGTCTTACCTTCTTCCGCTCCGATGCGAATCCTGCCGTGATCATGAGCTATGCCGAAGTATTGTTTGACCGTGCCGAAGCCGTAGCCCGCGGATTCATAAACGGCGACGCAAACAGCTTGTACCGGCAGGCAATAACAGCCTCCTTTAATCAATATCAGATAACCGACAACACGGTCATAAATAATTACCTCGGGCAGTCAGCGGTAAGTTATGACCCATCAAATTTCAAAAAATCGATCGGCGAGCAAAAATGGATCGCCTTGTATGGCCAGGGGCTGGAAGCTTTTGCAGAATGGCGCCGGTTGGATTATCCGCAGCTTACGTCAGGTCAGGCGGGTGTACTGGATGGAAAAATACCTGTGCGGTTTATTTACCCCGGCACCGAGCAGTCACTGAATGGTGCTAATTATAAAGCCGCCGTAGCCGCACAGGGAACCGATAATTTACTGACCAAGTTGTGGTTTGATGTAAATTAA
- a CDS encoding SusC/RagA family TonB-linked outer membrane protein has protein sequence MNQFLKRLTCAVFFLAPLWGAAQTRTISGTVADQLTGTPLTGVTIEVSGTNRRAVSDERGTFSIDAGVHGILLFSYVGYANRQVNTDSVKTRLRVSLQSAENALDEVVVTALGVSKAKKSLGYATQELKAKDIGEAKETNIVNALAGKVAGVRITNTQGDMGSSRIVIRGETSIAGNNQPLFVVDGVPVDNSQLGAGGSRDFRNAIADLNPEDIETISVLKGPNAAALYGSRAAQGVILIKTKTGKRKNGLGVTLNSNVNIAKLLLLPDYQNVFGQGSEGKFSYIDGKGGGVNDGVDESWGPKMDGRLIPQFFSKGQAVPFVAHPNNVRDYFRTGATFSNGIALANAGDNYDYRIAYNNEKQLGVVPNSEAKKDNFSVNANYNVTQRLKVGINANYIVNNAPNLPGAGGKRATSTMLQFTWFGRQVDVNQLRNYKDANGNTFNWNNSYYSNPFWVAYENTVSQRRNRIIGNVNVNYTILDGLSANFRTGTDYYNDRRKLKVAYGTNGTPFGSYEEDAYMVNENNTEATLRYNKNISSDFSLDALAGWNQRTKTYEENIQQAPRLAVAGVYTLANSRDPLISSNFYSRLKAYSAFASAQVGYKNFAFVNVTARNDWSSTLPEQSLSYFYPSVNASLVLTDALNIKSTALNYLKLRGGWSQVGSAADPYQLINLFNFNAPFLSNPQLVTSGVDLDPDLKSETTNSAEAGIEASFLNNRVRLDLSVYNTNSINQILKVDVTASTGYNQKLMNAGKINNKGVEIQLGLIPIRHKDFQWNVDLNYAANRSRVLVLDYEGRLQNYVLGSYRNVQVIAAVGKAYGTLFGNAYLRDANGNIVVNKGGIPLADPNKKVLGKFTPDWVGGISNSFTYKNFSFSFLVDANIGGSLFAGTNSTGSYTGVLAMTLPGRDAAHGGLSYYYPGNNKANGTVAGTNAPNGETVYDDGMIFNGVTADGQKNTTIIPASQYYKASRNIEEEYVYSASYVKLREAKLGYNLPAAWIKKIGFTGATFSVVGRNLWILYKEVPNIDPEVAFTTGNAQGLEDLTLPTVRNIGFNLNLKF, from the coding sequence ATGAACCAATTTCTAAAACGACTTACCTGTGCAGTTTTCTTTCTCGCACCCTTATGGGGCGCCGCACAAACCCGGACCATTTCCGGCACCGTAGCAGATCAGTTAACCGGGACTCCCTTAACCGGGGTCACCATAGAAGTATCCGGCACCAACCGGCGCGCCGTTTCCGATGAACGCGGTACTTTTTCGATTGATGCCGGCGTACACGGTATCTTGCTTTTTTCCTACGTTGGGTATGCCAACCGGCAGGTAAATACCGATAGCGTTAAAACCCGGCTGCGGGTATCCCTGCAAAGTGCAGAGAATGCCCTGGACGAAGTAGTAGTAACGGCCCTGGGCGTTTCCAAGGCAAAAAAATCATTGGGCTATGCTACCCAGGAATTGAAAGCTAAGGACATCGGCGAAGCCAAAGAAACCAATATCGTCAATGCGCTTGCAGGAAAAGTAGCGGGAGTGCGTATCACCAATACACAGGGTGATATGGGTTCCTCGCGCATTGTAATACGGGGAGAGACTTCTATTGCCGGGAACAACCAGCCGCTTTTTGTGGTAGACGGAGTGCCGGTAGATAACTCTCAATTGGGCGCCGGCGGCTCCCGCGATTTCAGGAACGCTATTGCCGATCTGAACCCGGAAGATATAGAAACCATAAGCGTTTTAAAAGGGCCCAATGCCGCGGCGCTTTATGGGTCGCGGGCGGCGCAGGGGGTCATTTTAATAAAAACAAAAACGGGTAAAAGAAAAAACGGGTTAGGCGTAACACTGAATTCCAATGTGAACATCGCGAAACTGCTGCTGCTGCCGGATTATCAGAATGTATTCGGACAAGGATCTGAAGGCAAGTTTAGCTACATAGACGGTAAAGGAGGTGGGGTTAATGACGGTGTGGATGAAAGCTGGGGCCCGAAAATGGATGGCCGGCTGATACCGCAGTTTTTTTCAAAAGGCCAAGCCGTTCCTTTTGTGGCGCACCCGAATAATGTGCGCGACTACTTCAGAACAGGCGCCACCTTCAGCAATGGTATTGCATTGGCAAATGCAGGGGATAATTACGATTACCGCATTGCTTATAACAATGAAAAACAACTGGGCGTAGTGCCCAACAGCGAAGCAAAAAAAGATAACTTTTCTGTTAATGCCAACTATAATGTAACCCAGCGACTAAAAGTAGGCATCAATGCAAACTATATTGTCAATAATGCTCCCAACCTTCCGGGCGCAGGCGGCAAAAGGGCAACCAGTACCATGCTTCAGTTTACCTGGTTCGGCCGGCAGGTAGATGTGAACCAGCTCCGGAACTATAAAGATGCCAATGGCAATACCTTTAACTGGAACAACAGCTATTACAGCAATCCGTTCTGGGTGGCCTATGAAAATACGGTGAGCCAGCGACGGAACCGGATCATCGGAAATGTGAACGTTAACTATACCATTCTGGACGGCCTCAGCGCTAACTTCCGTACCGGTACTGATTACTATAATGACCGCCGCAAGCTCAAGGTAGCTTATGGCACCAACGGTACGCCCTTTGGTTCTTATGAGGAAGATGCCTACATGGTAAACGAAAACAACACCGAAGCAACCCTGCGCTATAACAAAAATATAAGCAGTGATTTTAGCCTGGATGCGTTGGCCGGATGGAACCAGCGCACCAAAACCTACGAAGAAAATATACAGCAGGCGCCCCGTTTGGCCGTTGCAGGCGTATACACATTGGCCAATTCAAGAGATCCGCTGATCTCCTCCAATTTTTATTCCCGGTTAAAAGCTTACAGCGCCTTTGCATCAGCACAGGTTGGGTATAAAAATTTCGCTTTTGTGAACGTTACGGCGCGTAACGACTGGTCTTCCACACTGCCCGAGCAAAGCCTGTCTTATTTCTATCCTTCCGTAAATGCCAGCCTGGTGCTTACGGATGCATTGAACATAAAAAGCACTGCCTTAAATTATCTGAAGTTAAGGGGCGGCTGGTCGCAGGTAGGAAGTGCAGCCGATCCCTACCAACTGATCAATCTCTTCAATTTTAATGCTCCCTTTTTAAGTAACCCCCAACTGGTGACCTCGGGGGTAGATCTGGATCCTGATTTGAAATCGGAAACAACCAACTCGGCGGAAGCAGGCATCGAAGCTTCCTTCCTCAATAACCGGGTGCGACTGGACCTGAGCGTATACAATACCAACAGCATCAACCAGATCTTAAAAGTAGATGTAACCGCGTCAACCGGGTATAATCAAAAGCTGATGAACGCCGGTAAGATCAACAATAAAGGCGTGGAAATACAATTAGGACTGATACCCATCAGGCATAAAGACTTCCAGTGGAATGTAGATCTCAACTATGCAGCCAACAGGAGCCGCGTGCTGGTACTGGACTATGAGGGCCGTCTGCAGAACTATGTACTGGGCTCCTATCGCAACGTACAAGTGATCGCTGCCGTGGGTAAAGCTTACGGTACCCTTTTTGGCAACGCTTACCTGCGGGATGCGAATGGCAACATCGTGGTAAACAAAGGCGGTATACCCCTGGCAGACCCAAATAAAAAAGTATTGGGCAAATTCACGCCAGACTGGGTTGGCGGTATTTCTAACAGCTTTACCTACAAAAACTTCAGCTTTTCATTTTTGGTAGATGCTAATATCGGGGGCTCCCTCTTTGCCGGAACCAATTCCACCGGCAGCTATACCGGCGTACTGGCCATGACCTTGCCCGGACGCGATGCGGCACACGGGGGATTAAGCTATTATTATCCCGGCAATAATAAAGCAAACGGAACAGTGGCGGGCACCAACGCTCCCAATGGTGAGACAGTTTATGACGATGGTATGATTTTTAACGGCGTTACCGCCGACGGACAAAAAAACACTACTATTATTCCCGCATCGCAATACTATAAAGCCTCGCGCAATATTGAGGAAGAATATGTATACAGCGCTTCTTATGTAAAACTAAGAGAAGCGAAACTGGGCTATAACCTGCCCGCGGCATGGATAAAAAAGATCGGGTTCACTGGCGCCACCTTCTCAGTGGTGGGGCGTAACCTTTGGATCCTTTATAAGGAAGTGCCCAATATTGATCCGGAAGTGGCTTTTACCACGGGCAATGCCCAGGGCCTGGAAGATCTTACGTTGCCCACAGTAAGAAATATTGGATTTAACCTGAACTTAAAATTTTAA